The sequence GCCGCGCACGGTGCGCTGCATTTCAGTCACTTCTTCGGGGCGCTCGTCCACCAGCAGCACGATCAGATGCACGTCCGGGTGGTTGGCCACGATGGCGTGGGCCAGGTGCTGCATCATCACCGTTTTGCCGCTCTTGGGCGGGGCCACCAGCAGGGCGCGCTGGCCCTTGCCCAGCGGCGCGATCAGGTCAATGATGCGGCTGGTGATGTTTTCTTCGGCACGGATCTCACGCTCCAGCCTGAACGCTTCCTTGGGGAAAAGCGGCGTCAGGTTCTCGAACATGATCTTGTGCTTATTCTCCTCGGGCGTCAGGCCGTTGACGCGATCGACTTTGACCAGGGCGAAATAACGCTCGCCGTCCTTGGGCACGCGCACTTCGCCTTCGATCAGGTCGCCGGTGTGGAGGTTGAAGCGGCGGATTTGGCTCGGGCTGAGGTAAATGTCGTCGGTGGACGCCATGTAACTCGTGTCGATCGAGCGCAGGAAGCCGAAGCCATCCGGCAGGACTTCCAGCACGCCGTCTCCGAAGACCTGCTCACCGGCCTTGGCGCGCTTTTTCATGATCGCAAACATCAGCTCCTGCTTGCGCATGCGAGCGACGTTGTCGATGTCCAGCGCTTCGCCCATTTTGATGAGCTCGGAGACGTGAAGCGCCTTCAGTTCGGAAAGATGCATGGAGAAACACCCCTGGGGTGACGGGCCGCGCCTGGCCGACGGCGCACAAGGCCCGAAAAATCGCAACCCTTTCGGAAACACGGTGCGGCGCATGGCCCAGCAGTGTCCGAAACAGTGCGCGGTACGAAATCAGTGACGTGGGAACGGTTGGCCGGGAACTTCACGCGCCGGGCGCAGCGTGTGGCGTGCGCGGGCGTGTCGGCCGAAAGCCTGGTCTGGCAGCAGCGGCGGGCTCTGTGAGGAAAACCGCGCCGCGTGCGTCAAGCGGACGATTATAGAGGAGAGATCGGACGGACGATCAGAGATTCGCGTCGATGAAGGCCGTCAGTTGGGCTTTGCTCAAAGCGCCGACCTTGGTGGCTGCCAGTTTGCCGTCTTTGAACAGCATCAGCGTCGGGATGCCACGGATGCCGAACTTGGCCGGAATTTCGCGGTTGTGATCGACGTTCATCTTGGCCACATTCATGCGGCCAGCGTAGCCGTGGGCGATTTCGTCCAGCAGAGGGGCGATCATCTTGCAGGGGCCGCACCACTCGGCCCAGTAATCGACCAGCACGGGCTTGTCGGAGTGCAGAACCTGGGCCTCGAACGAGGCGTCAGAAATGTGCTTGATCAGTTCGGTGCTCATGGGAAGGGTTCCTAAGGGCTGACCACGGCGGCCGGGGGATGCACGCATCGCGGCTTAAACAGGGTCGAACGATTCTGACATAAAGGCTGGGGCATCGCTTGGCTGTTGGTTTGTGGGGATGTCCAGGCGGCAGCGCAAGGTTTGTGTCAGCCGTTAAGCTTGGTGCAATGCATGACGTTTCTTCTTCAGGCGCCCCCGAGCGCCTGTTTGGGCAGCACGACTATGTGCGCCTGATGATGGCCCGTTTCACGGGCACCGCCGCCAACCAAATGCTGATGGTGGCCCTGGGCTGGCAGATGTACGACCTGACGCAAAGCGCCTGGGATTTGGGCCTGGTGGGCCTGGCGCAGTTCGTGCCGGCCTTGCTGCTGACCTTGCCTGCCGGGCAATGGGTGGATCGCAGCGACCGGCGCTGGACGCTGGCCTTGAGTCTGCTGCTGCAAGCCCTGGTTGCCGGGGGGCTGGTGCTGGCCAGCGCGGGCGGGTGGGTCAGTGATGGTTGGATTTTGGGGCTGTCGATGCTGCTGGGCTGCGCCCGGGCGGTGCAAATGCCATCGATGCAGGCGTTGTTGCCGTCCTTGGTGCCGGCATCGCTGTTGCCGCGTGCTGTGGCCGTGAGCAGCTCACTGATGCAGGCGGCCATCATCATGGGCCCGGCTTTGGGCGGTGCGCTGTACGCTTTGGGGCCTTGGACGGCCACCCAATGGGGCGCATCGCCTGCCGCAGCGCCGCACATGGGGGCTGCGCTGGTGTACGGCAGCAGCCTGGGTTTGCTGGCGCTGGCGGTGGGGGCGACGCTGCTCATCCGCCATCGCCCTGCGCCAGTGACGGCGCCGCGTGAAGGCTGGGCCGGTTTGACGGCGGGCTTGCACTTCATCCTGGGGCGCCCGGTGTTGCTGGGGGCGGTGGCGCTGGACTTGTTCGCTGTGCTGCTGGGCGGCGCCACAGCGCTGCTGCCGATTTTTGCGCGGGACATCTTGCACACCGGCCCCGAAGGTCTGGGCCTGCTGCGCGCTGCGCCAGCGGTGGGGGCGGTGCTGCTGGGGTTGTGGTTGTCCCATCGGCCCATCGAGCGGCGCACGGGGCCGTTGCTGCTGGGCTCCGTGGCGGTCTATGGTGTGGCCACGCTGGGGTTCGGTTTGGCGCGGGAATTTTGGTGGGCGTTTGCGGCGCTATTCGTCACCGGAGCGGCGGACATGGTCAGCGTCGTTATCCGCCAATCGCTGGTGCAGTTGGAAACGCCGGACGCCATGCGTGGCCGGGTGGCGGCGGTGAACTCGGTGTTCATCGGCGCGAGCAACCAGTTGGGCGAGTTTGAGTCGGGCGCGACGGCGGCGTGGCTGGGGCCGGTCGGGTCGGTGATGCTGGGTGGGGTCGGCACCTTGGTGGTGGTGGCCGCGTGGCTCAAACTGTTCCCGGCTTTGGCGCAGCGCGATGCGCTGCACCCAGGCGCCCCGGCAGCGCTCAAATGAGCATGTTCTGCCGCACCAGCCCGACGGCAATGCCTTCGATGAAAAAATCCTCGGCGCCGTTGGGGACGTGGATCGGCTGAAAGTCGGTGTTTTCGGGCAGCAAATCCACGCCCGTGCGGGTGCGGTGAAAGCGCTTCACCGTCACTTCCTCACCCAATCGAGCCACCACGATTTGGCCGTTGCGGGCGTCGCTGGCGCGTTGCACGGCCAGCAAATCCCCATCGACGATGCCCACGTCGCGCATGCTCATGCCGCGCACTTTGAGCAGATAGTCGGGTTTGCGGGCGAACAGGTTCGCTTCCAGCACGTAATGTTGATCGATGTTTTCTTGCGCCAAGATCGGATGCCCCGCCGCCACGCGCCCCACCAGCGGCAGGGTGAGCGAGGCCACGCCCGGCAGCGGTAACACCGTCTGGCGCCCACGGGCTTCGTTCAGGGCCTGTAAGGTGCGGTTTTGGAGCCGAATGCCGCGTGCGGTGCCACCCAGCAGTTCGATCACGCCTTTGCGGGCCAGGGCCTGCAAGTGCTCTTCCGCCGAGTTGGGCGATTTGAATCCCAGCTCGGTGGCGATTTCCGCACGGGTCGGGGGAGCGCCCGTGCGCTCAATGGTGCTTTGCACCAGATCGAGGATCTGCTGCTGGCGGGCGGTGAGTTTGGGGCGTTCGTTCATGGGCTGAGGTTCCATCCAGTGGCTGTATTTTCATCCAAGGTTTTTGAAATGCCAAACCCTTTGCAACGCATCGTGATTTTGGGCACCGGCGGCACCATCGCCGGGCAATCGGCGGCGCGCACGGACAACGTCGGTTACCGCGCCGGCGAGCTGGGCGTGGCACAGTTGGTGGCCGCCATTCCGGCTTTGGCGGGCTGGCCGTTGGAAGCCGAACAAGTGGCCCAGCTCGACAGCAAGGACATGAGCCACGCCATCTGGCGCCGCTTGGCCGAGCGCGTGGCGGCCCACTTGGCGCGGCCCGAGGTGGCCGGCCTCGTCATCACCCACGGCACGGACACGCTGGAAGAAACCGCCTGGCTGTTGCACCGCGTGCTGGCGCCCATCAAGCCGGTGGTGCTGACGGCGGCCATGCGCCCGGCCAGCGCCTTGCAAGCCGATGGCCCACAAAACCTGCTGGACGCGGTGACGCTGGCCGCCACCCCCGGCGCACAAGGTGTGCTGGCGCTGTTGGCGGGTGAGGTTCACAGCGCACAGAGCGTGCGCAAGCTGCACCCCTACCGCATCGATGCCTTCAGTTCAGGCGATGAAGGCCCGGTGGCGCGGGTGGAAGAAGGCCGCGTGGTGCCGCTGCGCCCCTGGCCGCAAGCCGACGCGCTGGGGCTGGACGTGTTGCCACCCGATGAAGCTGCTTGGCCGTTGGTCGCCATCCTGCCCAGCCACGCGGGCTTGAGTGAAGCGGTGGTGCGGGCGCAGGTGCAGGCGTTGGCGTCGCTGGGACTGTGCGGCTTGGTGTTGGAAGGCACCGGCAACGGCACCGTGCATGCGGCGCTGGAAGCCGTGGCGCGTGAGGTGCAGCAACGCGGGGTGCGCGTGCTGCGTGCCAGCCGCTGCCAAGGCGGCAGCGTGGTGGGCGATCCAGCGGGGGCGCTGCCTTCAGCCGGTGCGCTGGGGCCGGCCAAGGCGCGGGTGGAGTTGCTGTTGCAACACCTGGCCGAAGCGCACCGGGCGCCGTAACGCTGCGCCGACTCAGACGCCCGCTGCTTCGATGGCTTCGATCTGCTCGTGCAGTTCCAGCCAGCGTTCTTCCAGCGTTTCCAGCTCGGCACCGATGTGGTTCAGCGTGCGTCCGGCCTCGGCCATGTCCGGCCCGGCGACTTTGCCGTCCACGATGTCGGTTTCGATGCGCGTGCGCTCGGTGTTGAGTTTGGCCATGCGCGTGTCGATCTGCTGAATCTCGTTGCGCAGCGGGCGCGTCTTGGCAGCCAGCGCTTGGCGCGCCTGGGCGGCGGCTTTGCGATCTTCGCGGCCACTGCCGCTGGCCGGCTTGGCGGCTGGGGCGGCGGCGGCTTGGCTGGTGGCACCGGTCGAAGCGGGCGCCGCAGCGGCGGAACTGGCCGCGTTGCTGGCGCTGCTGCCCTTGCCGGAGAGTGCGCGCTGCGCCTCGCGGCTGCGCTCCAGCAGCCATTTTTGGTAGTCGTCCAGATCGCCGTCGAAGGGTTTGACGGCGCCATCGGCCACCAGCCAGAACTCGTCGCAGACCTCGCGCAGCAGCGCCCGGTCGTGGCTCACCAGCATCACCGTGCCGTCGAACTCGTTCAGCGCCATGGAGAGTGCTTCGCGGGTCGTCAAGTCGAGGTGGTTCGTCGGTTCGTCCAGCAGCAGCAGGTTCGGGCGTTGCCACACCAGGCTGGCCAGCACCAGCCGCGCCTTCTCACCGCCCGACAGCGTGCCGATGCTCTGGTTCACCATGTCGCCCACAAAGCGGAATTGGCCAAGGAAATCGCGCAGCTCCTGCTCCCGGCCTTCGCTGCCCAGGTGCGCCGCCACTTGGCGCGCCAGGCGCACCATGTGCTGCAAAGGCGTGTCCTCGCGGTGCAGCAAGTCCATTTCCTGCTGGGCGAAGTAGCCAATCGCCAGCCCCTTGCCTTCGGTGAGCGTGCCGGCGAGGGCAGGGTGTGCCCGCGCAATCGTCTTCACCACCGTGGATTTGCCCTGACCGTTCGCACCCAAAATGCCGATGCGCTGCCCCGCCAACACCGTGCGGTTGATGTTGTGGACGATGGGTTTGTCCGAGCCATCCTCGTTGGCGCCGACGTAGCCGCAGACCACATCGCGCATCGCCAGCATCGGGTTCGGCAGGCTCAAGGGTTCGCGGAACTCGAAGGAAAAATCGCTGGCGGTGAGCACGGGCGCCAGCTTCTCCATGCGGGCCAGCGCCTTGACCCGGCTTTGCGCCTGCTTGGCTTTGGTGGCCTGGGCCTTGAAGCGGTCAATGAAGCGTTGCAGGTGCGCCATGCGATCCTGCTGCTTGGCGAAGGCGGCGGCTTGCTGCTCCAGGCGCTCGGCGCGCATCTCTTCAAAGCGCGTGTAGTTGCCGCCGTAGCGCGTGAGTTTGGCCTCGTCCAGATGCAGCGTCACCGAGGTGATGGCGTCCAAAAACTCCCGGTCGTGGCTGATGATGAGCAGCGTGCCGGCGTAGCGTTGCAGCCAGCCTTCGAGCCAGACCAGCGCGTCCAAGTCCAAGTGGTTGGTGGGTTCGTCCAGCAGCATCAAATCGGCCGGGCACATCAAGGCGCGGGCCAGTTGCAGGCGCATGCGCCAGCCGCCGGAAAAACTGTTCACCGGCGCGTCGAGTTGATCGACGCGGAATCCCAGCCCCAGCAACAGCGTTTGCGCCCGGGCGCGGGCGTCAAACGCGCCGGCTTCTTCCAGCGAAACGTGGGCATGCGCCATCGCTTCGCCATCGTCTGCTGCTTCCGCTTGGGCGAGTTCGGCTTGGGCTTCCATCAAGCGGGTGTCGCCTTCCAGCACAAAGTCGGTGGCGGGGGTATCGACCTCGGGCATGTGCTGGGCCACTTCACCCAGGCGCCATTTCGGCGGGATGTCAAAGTCCCCCACATCGGCGCCCAGGCGCCCGGCCAACAGCGCAAACAGGCTGGATTTGCCCGCGCCATTGCGCCCCACAAGGCCGACTTTTTCGCCGGGGTTGAGGGTGACACTGGCGCTGTCCAGCACCACTTTCACACCCCGACGCAGGGTGAGGTTGCGCAGCGTGATCATGCGGCGTTCTCCGGTTCGCCAAAGGCCAGGGTGAGGGCGTCGCGTTCGATGAGCAGCACCTGATCGTCGCCGGCGCTGGTGGGCAGCCAGCTCACCAACAGGCCGGGGAAAGCGGCTTCAAAGTGCGCCCGCTCGTGGCCGATCTCCAGCACCAACACCGCGCCATCATTCAAGAAGTCGGCAGCGGTGTGCAGCAGGGGGCGGATGAAATCCATGCCATCGCTGCCACCCGCCAGATTGCCTGAGAGCGCCATGTTCGGTTCGGCGCGGTACTCCGGCGGCAGCGCCGCCATCGACGCCGCGTTCACATACGGCGGATTGCAGAGGATGAGGTCGAAGCGCTGCCCGGCCACGGCGGCCAGCCCGTCGCCCTGGGCCAGCGTGATGCGCTCGCCCAAACCGTGGCGCTCGACGTTGAGGCGGGCCACGGCCAGCGCGTCGGCGCTGAGGTCGGCCCCCGTGACGCGCACGTCGGGCCAAGCCATCGCCGCCAGTACGGCCAGGCTGCCGTTGCCGGTACACAAATCCAGCACGCGGGTGGTGGCGTCGCTCAACCACGGGTCGATGGTGGCCTCGGCCAAACATTCGGCGATGAGCGAACGCGGCACGATGACCCGCTCGTCCACCGTGAACGGCACGCCCTGCAACCAGGCTTCGCCGGTGAGGTAGGCCGCCGGGCGGCGCGTTTCGATGCGCTGGGTGATGAGGGCTTCGGCGCGGGTGGCATCCGCTTCGGCGACGGGAAGGTCGGCCACCTCGTCCAACGCATCCAGCGGCTGGCCCAGCGCCCACAGCACCAGCCAAGCGGCCTCGTCAAACGCGTTCGTGGTGCCATGCCCAAACGAAACGCCCGCCTGGGCGAGGCGGGCGCTGGCGGATTCGATCAGTTGAATCACAGTGCTCATCGGCTGAGCCTTTCTAAGTGCGCCGGGTCAGGCCAGCAGGGTTTCCAGCGTGCGGCGGTAGATGTTTTTCAGCGGCTCGATGCTCGCCACTTCGACATGCTCGTCGATTTTGTGGATGCTGGCGTTCACCGGCCCAAACTCCACCACTTGCTCGCACACCTTGGCGATGAAACGCCCGTCCGAAGTGCCGCCGGTGGTGGACAGCTCGGTCTTCACCCCGGTTTCCGCTTGGATGGCGCCACGCAGCGCGTTCACCAGCGAACCGACGGGCGTGAGGAAGGGCTCGCCGCCCAGCGTCCAATCGATGCGCCATTGCAGTTGGTGGCGATCCAGCGTGCGCGCCACGCGCTGCTTCAAGCCTTCGGGCGTGGAGGCGGTGGAAAAGCGGAAGTTGAAATCCACCACCAGCTCGCCGGGGATGACGTTCGTCGCCCCGGTGCCGGCGTGCAGGTTGGACATTTGCCAGGTCGTCGGCGGGAAGTACTCGTTGCCCGCGTCCCATTCGGTGCGGGCCAGCTCTTGCAGCGCGGGCAGGGCCAGGTGGATGGGGTTTTTCGCCAGTTGCGGGTAGGCCACATGGCCTTGCACCCCGGTGATGGTGAGCTTGCCTGAGAGCGAACCGCGCCGGCCGTTCTTCACCATGTCGCCCAAGCGGGACACGCTGGTGGGCTCGCCGACGATG is a genomic window of Vitreoscilla filiformis containing:
- the rho gene encoding transcription termination factor Rho; the encoded protein is MHLSELKALHVSELIKMGEALDIDNVARMRKQELMFAIMKKRAKAGEQVFGDGVLEVLPDGFGFLRSIDTSYMASTDDIYLSPSQIRRFNLHTGDLIEGEVRVPKDGERYFALVKVDRVNGLTPEENKHKIMFENLTPLFPKEAFRLEREIRAEENITSRIIDLIAPLGKGQRALLVAPPKSGKTVMMQHLAHAIVANHPDVHLIVLLVDERPEEVTEMQRTVRGEVISSTFDEPAARHVQVAEMVIERAKRLVELRKDVVILLDSITRLARAYNNVLPSSGKVLTGGVDANALQRPKRFFGAARNIEEGGSLTIIGTALVDTGSRMDEVIYEEFKGTGNCEIHLDRRMAEKRVYPSILLNKSGTRREEMLLRPEILQKTWILRKLLYPMDEIEAMEFILNKMKSTKNNLDFFDLMRRGG
- the trxA gene encoding thioredoxin TrxA, which translates into the protein MSTELIKHISDASFEAQVLHSDKPVLVDYWAEWCGPCKMIAPLLDEIAHGYAGRMNVAKMNVDHNREIPAKFGIRGIPTLMLFKDGKLAATKVGALSKAQLTAFIDANL
- a CDS encoding MFS transporter: MHDVSSSGAPERLFGQHDYVRLMMARFTGTAANQMLMVALGWQMYDLTQSAWDLGLVGLAQFVPALLLTLPAGQWVDRSDRRWTLALSLLLQALVAGGLVLASAGGWVSDGWILGLSMLLGCARAVQMPSMQALLPSLVPASLLPRAVAVSSSLMQAAIIMGPALGGALYALGPWTATQWGASPAAAPHMGAALVYGSSLGLLALAVGATLLIRHRPAPVTAPREGWAGLTAGLHFILGRPVLLGAVALDLFAVLLGGATALLPIFARDILHTGPEGLGLLRAAPAVGAVLLGLWLSHRPIERRTGPLLLGSVAVYGVATLGFGLAREFWWAFAALFVTGAADMVSVVIRQSLVQLETPDAMRGRVAAVNSVFIGASNQLGEFESGATAAWLGPVGSVMLGGVGTLVVVAAWLKLFPALAQRDALHPGAPAALK
- the lexA gene encoding transcriptional repressor LexA, whose amino-acid sequence is MNERPKLTARQQQILDLVQSTIERTGAPPTRAEIATELGFKSPNSAEEHLQALARKGVIELLGGTARGIRLQNRTLQALNEARGRQTVLPLPGVASLTLPLVGRVAAGHPILAQENIDQHYVLEANLFARKPDYLLKVRGMSMRDVGIVDGDLLAVQRASDARNGQIVVARLGEEVTVKRFHRTRTGVDLLPENTDFQPIHVPNGAEDFFIEGIAVGLVRQNMLI
- a CDS encoding asparaginase, whose amino-acid sequence is MPNPLQRIVILGTGGTIAGQSAARTDNVGYRAGELGVAQLVAAIPALAGWPLEAEQVAQLDSKDMSHAIWRRLAERVAAHLARPEVAGLVITHGTDTLEETAWLLHRVLAPIKPVVLTAAMRPASALQADGPQNLLDAVTLAATPGAQGVLALLAGEVHSAQSVRKLHPYRIDAFSSGDEGPVARVEEGRVVPLRPWPQADALGLDVLPPDEAAWPLVAILPSHAGLSEAVVRAQVQALASLGLCGLVLEGTGNGTVHAALEAVAREVQQRGVRVLRASRCQGGSVVGDPAGALPSAGALGPAKARVELLLQHLAEAHRAP
- a CDS encoding ABC-F family ATP-binding cassette domain-containing protein, with the protein product MITLRNLTLRRGVKVVLDSASVTLNPGEKVGLVGRNGAGKSSLFALLAGRLGADVGDFDIPPKWRLGEVAQHMPEVDTPATDFVLEGDTRLMEAQAELAQAEAADDGEAMAHAHVSLEEAGAFDARARAQTLLLGLGFRVDQLDAPVNSFSGGWRMRLQLARALMCPADLMLLDEPTNHLDLDALVWLEGWLQRYAGTLLIISHDREFLDAITSVTLHLDEAKLTRYGGNYTRFEEMRAERLEQQAAAFAKQQDRMAHLQRFIDRFKAQATKAKQAQSRVKALARMEKLAPVLTASDFSFEFREPLSLPNPMLAMRDVVCGYVGANEDGSDKPIVHNINRTVLAGQRIGILGANGQGKSTVVKTIARAHPALAGTLTEGKGLAIGYFAQQEMDLLHREDTPLQHMVRLARQVAAHLGSEGREQELRDFLGQFRFVGDMVNQSIGTLSGGEKARLVLASLVWQRPNLLLLDEPTNHLDLTTREALSMALNEFDGTVMLVSHDRALLREVCDEFWLVADGAVKPFDGDLDDYQKWLLERSREAQRALSGKGSSASNAASSAAAAPASTGATSQAAAAPAAKPASGSGREDRKAAAQARQALAAKTRPLRNEIQQIDTRMAKLNTERTRIETDIVDGKVAGPDMAEAGRTLNHIGAELETLEERWLELHEQIEAIEAAGV
- the prmB gene encoding 50S ribosomal protein L3 N(5)-glutamine methyltransferase, with translation MSTVIQLIESASARLAQAGVSFGHGTTNAFDEAAWLVLWALGQPLDALDEVADLPVAEADATRAEALITQRIETRRPAAYLTGEAWLQGVPFTVDERVIVPRSLIAECLAEATIDPWLSDATTRVLDLCTGNGSLAVLAAMAWPDVRVTGADLSADALAVARLNVERHGLGERITLAQGDGLAAVAGQRFDLILCNPPYVNAASMAALPPEYRAEPNMALSGNLAGGSDGMDFIRPLLHTAADFLNDGAVLVLEIGHERAHFEAAFPGLLVSWLPTSAGDDQVLLIERDALTLAFGEPENAA
- the dapE gene encoding succinyl-diaminopimelate desuccinylase → MSDTLRLVEALIARPSVTPSDHGCQTLIAERLGALGFVCESLPFGPDSFRVDNLWAVHTGTRPGPTLVFAGHTDVVPTGPLAQWRSPPFTPSYRDGKLYGRGAADMKTSVAAMVVAAEEFVRAQPAHAGRIAFLLTSDEEGPSVDGTVKVVEALRARGEPLDCCIVGEPTSVSRLGDMVKNGRRGSLSGKLTITGVQGHVAYPQLAKNPIHLALPALQELARTEWDAGNEYFPPTTWQMSNLHAGTGATNVIPGELVVDFNFRFSTASTPEGLKQRVARTLDRHQLQWRIDWTLGGEPFLTPVGSLVNALRGAIQAETGVKTELSTTGGTSDGRFIAKVCEQVVEFGPVNASIHKIDEHVEVASIEPLKNIYRRTLETLLA